One Schistocerca cancellata isolate TAMUIC-IGC-003103 chromosome 1, iqSchCanc2.1, whole genome shotgun sequence genomic region harbors:
- the LOC126170355 gene encoding uncharacterized protein LOC126170355 translates to MNYQETTEDLNTFVDKLANLINDTFKSCIKNYDTLLPFLNKKEINGKIHHRLVFVNILLNKLNEELSGLITEYVTVSPYEQKGETVLFEGGRRRRKSHMLKLDGQQTESKSPYSNNRKCSIALTSQTGINIQSDNLLLIGTEKAINTQPQKLDMQEKKNVKTETQDSNKFEGGTKRIMSDVVDLDRHETKSIKMELPFSGNSKCSIPLTSQTGTNIKPENLVLRDNEETSNTQARKSNMQEKKNIKTEAQESNKAEEGRRRIIYDVLDLGRHETKRIKVDVPFSDNAKCSIPLTSQTGTNVKSENSLLRDNKETSNTQALKLDMQGKKNIKTETQDSNKVKGGRKRITSDVLDVGRHETKSMKVEVPFSDNTKYSIPLISRTGTNIKSENSVLRDNEQTSNIQAQKSNMHAKKNIKTEIQESNEVEDIHEFPITSCQIPVAHNLYDTTNNGATVHFAGDGVNASVVDRHVVGNVCNTPFNTLTHSENNETCVPLLNVGSETSSQEKCENTDNVLSKDHNIYRGLREEVGCTTSLSAHAKRSFDSKEPPVTFSTCDNQSAVLLGGRENSFYGGWREAPHCPRTYINGDVPAQRSEEWCRAEDSLYGVIKIRNGMYRSSLFCDMAVFGHVRGKQYKRARITARRERKLENLILIDRTVTSDTEEDNLLYMLAKKSIKMKLQDLNKVEGDEKRRMSDALDLGRQETKSIKMEETFSDHKKYSIPLTSQTGINIKSDNLALMDNEETSNTQTQKLDMHVKKNIKSEVQESNEVEGIHESLITSHQIPVAQQRANSRIEGGRRAPHCPIKYEKDDVPVQRSEEWCRAEDALYGITKIEDGIYRCTLCDCELVCGMSVLGHVREKQHKTAQITAMKNDCTKGPEVPNNSCGGELVNYQAEEDHMKGKKHKIKQETAEKNSCPKEFEISSNSSESTTPVSLCSAVSCSLADSVAIVEDRHQVMSVKRSVMLNDIWTYFYAPFHINKQFIRFHSRQIICSLCWEQVGRYILNIRVHISSLSHLDRVNILRNIELKNKSSNKQLLDIPGSLKNIVPATQFSLRNNGFFCSVCNCFCEKALILSHMTGASHGRKLDEMKNLVKS, encoded by the coding sequence CAACCTGATAAATGATACTTTCAAATCCTGCATAAAGAACTATGATACATTACTGCCGTTCCttaataaaaaggaaataaatggTAAAATACATCACAGATTAGTATTTGTTAATATACTGTTGAACAAGTTAAATGAAGAACTTTCAGGACTTATAACTGAATATGTAACTGTGTCACCATATGAACAAAAAGGAGAGACTGTTCTGTttgaaggagggaggaggagaagaaagtcCCATATGCTGAAGTTAGACGGACAACAGACTGAAAGTAAAAGTCCATATTCCAATAATAGAAAGTGTTCCATTGCTTTAACTTCACAAACTGGAATCAATATACAATCAGAtaatttattattaattggtaCTGAAAAAGCAATTAATACACAGCCACAGAAATTGGACATGcaagagaagaaaaatgtaaaaacagaAACACAAGATTCAAATAAATTTGAAGGAGGTACGAAGAGAATAATGTCTGATGTGGTTGATTTAGACAGACATGAGACCAAAAGTATAAAAATGGAATTGCCATTTTCCGGTAATTCGAAGTGTTCCATTCCATTAACTTCACAGACTGGAACCAATATAAAACCAGAAAATTTGGTATTAAGGGATAATGAAGAAACAAGTAACACACAAGCACGGAAGTCGAACATGCAagagaagaaaaatataaaaactgaagcaCAAGAGTCAAATAAAGCTGAAGAAGGTAGAAGGAGAATAATATATGATGTGCTAGATTTAGGCAGACATGAGACCAAACGTATAAAAGTGGATGTGCCATTTTCTGATAATGCCAAGTGTTCCATTCCATTAACTTCACAGACTGGAACCAATGTAAAATCAGAGAATTCACTGTTAAGGGATAATAAAGAAACAAGTAATACACAGGCACTGAAGTTGGATATGCAAgggaagaaaaatataaaaacagaaacacaAGATTCAAATAAAGTCAAAGGAGGCAGGAAGAGAATAACAAGCGATGTGCTTGATGTAGGCAGACACGAGACCAAAAGTATGAAAGTGGAAGTGCCATTTTCTGATAATACCAAATATTCCATTCCATTAATTTCACGGACTGGAACCAATATAAAGTCAGAGAATTCAGTATTAAGGGATAATGAACAAACCAGTAATATACAGGCACAAAAATCAAACATGCatgcaaagaaaaacataaaaacagaaatacaagaatCAAATGAAGTTGAAGATATACATGAATTCCCCATAACTAGTTGTCAGATTCCTGTGGCTCACAACTTGTATGACACTACAAATAATGGAGCAACAGTTCATTTTGCTGGTGATGGGGTAAATGCATCTGTTGTAGATAGACATGTAGTGGGTAATGTGTGTAATACACCTTTCAACACTCTTACTCACAGtgaaaataatgaaacgtgtgTTCCATTACTAAATGTAGGAAGTGAGACTAGCAGTCAGGAGAAATGTGAAAACACTGACAATGTTCTTAGTAAAGATCATAACATTTACAGAGGACTGCGAGAAGAAGTTGGCTGTACCACTTCTCTTTCTGCCCATGCaaaaagatcatttgacagtaaAGAACCTCCTGTTACTTTCAGTACTTGTGATAATCAATCTGCTGTGTTACTAGGAGGGAGAGAAAATAGCTTTTATGGGGGATGGAGAGAAGCTCCTCATTGTCCTAGAACATATATAAACGGTGATGTCCCTGCTCAGAGATCAGAGGAATGGTGTAGAGCAGAAGATTCACTATATGGTGTCATAAAGATCAGGAATGGGATGTATAGATCTTCACTTTTTTGTGACATGGCAGTGTTTGGTCATGTGAGAGGAAAGCAGTATAAAAGAGCACGAATAACTGCCAGGAGAGAGAGAAAATTGGAGAATTTGATATTAATTGATAGAACAGTAACAAGTGATACAGAGGAAGATAATTTGTTGTACATGCTtgcaaagaaaagcataaagatgaAACTACAAGATTTAAATAAAGTTGAAGGAGATGAGAAGAGAAGAATGTCTGATGCACTCGATTTAGGCAGACAGGAGACCAAAAGTATAAAAATGGAAGAGACATTTTCTGATCATAAAAAGTATTCCATCCCTTTAACTTCACAGACTGGAATCAATATAAAGTCAGATAATTTGGCATTAATGGATAATGAAGAAACAAGTAATACACAGACACAGAAGTTGGACATGCATGTGAAGAAAAACATAAAATCAGAAGTACAAGAATCAAATGAAGTTGAAGGTATACATGAATCCCTCATTACTAGTCATCAGATTCCCGTGGCTCAACAGAGAGCAAATAGCCGTATTGAGGGAGGGAGAAGAGCTCCTCATTGtcctataaaatatgaaaaagaTGATGTACCAGTGCAGAGATCAGAGGAATGGTGTAGAGCAGAAGATGCACTGTATGGTATCACAAAAATCGAGGATGGGATATATAGGTGTACATTGTGTGATTGTGAACTTGTTTGTGGTATGTCAGTGCTTGGTCATGTGAGAGAAAAGCAGCATAAAACAGCACAAATAACTGCCATGAAGAATGATTGTACCAAAGGGCCTGAAGTTCCAAATAACAGTTGTGGAGGTGAACTTGTTAACTACCAGGCAGAGGAGGATCATATGAAAGgaaagaagcataaaataaaacaagaaactgcTGAAAAGAACAGTTGTCCCAAAGAGTTTGAAATTTCAagcaacagctctgaaagtacTACACctgtttctttgtgttcagctgttTCTTGCTCACTTGCTGACAGTGTTGCTATTGTAGAGGATCGACATCAGGTAATGTCAGTGAAACGTTCAGTTATGTTAAATGATATATGGACATATTTTTATGCACCATTCCACATTAACAAACAGTTCATCAGGTTTCATTCGAGGCAAATAATCTGCTCCCTTTGTTGGGAACAAGTAGGAAGATACATATTAAATATAAGGGTACACATTTCTAGCTTAAGTCATCTTGATCGGGTAAATATATTACGAAATATTGAACTGAAAAATAAGTCATCCAATAAACAACTATTGGATATACCAGGCAGTCTAAAGAACATTGTTCCTGCTACTCAGTTTAGCTTGAGAAACAATGGTTTCTTTTGTAGTGTGTGCAACTGTTTCTGTGAAAAAGCACTTATATTAAGTCATATGACAGGTGCAAGCCATGGCAGAAAGCTAGATGAAATGAAAAACTTGGTAAAGAGCTAA